The sequence below is a genomic window from Thermorudis peleae.
GTCAACGCCAGCGTCATATACCCGGACCACATTCGGATGGGTAACAGCAGCTGCAGCCCGGGCTTCGCGCTCAAAGCGGGCAAGGTCAGCCGGATCCGTTAGTGCAGCAGGATGGAAGAGCTTAATTGCGACGCGGCGGCCCAGGGCCAAGTCTTCAGCTACGTAGGTTGTTGCGGTGCTGCCTGCCCCCAGCCGCTGGAGGAGACGATAGCGACCGGCGAGCACCTGGGGGCTTTCAACATGCATGTGCCAACTCCATCACAGCGAGCATCTCGCCCTGACTGCCCAGGGGGATTGTACGCGTCAAGCGCCGCCCGGCCCAACTCTCCGCTTACCACTCCTCGACACTGATGCCCAAAAGGACGTTGTCGATCAGACGGGTTGTCCCCACCCTGGCAGCCAGCGAGAGCAGCGCCGGTCGGTCAACCGTGTCTAATTCGTCCAGTGTCTTAGCATCAGCTACGCTTACATACTCAAGCTGAATGCCAGGAGTCGCCGCCAGGTGGGCACGTACGAGTGCACGCAGCGCCTCTGCGTCTCGCTCTCCCGCGTGGTAGCGCGCTTCGGCAGCGAAGAGTGCTTGGGGGATCGCTGCAGCAATCTCCCGTTCAGTCGGTGAGAGATACACGTTGCGACTGCTCATTGCTAGCCCGTCCGGCTCACGTACTGTCGCCACGGGAACAATCGTTACTGGTACATTCAGGTCAGCGACCATACGACGGATTACTAATACCTGCTGGGCATCTTTTTGCCCAAAGTACGCGCGTGTTGGCTGAACGATATTGAACAACTTGGCCACGACGGTCGCGACGCCACGGAAATGCCCCGGTCGTGCAGCACCTTCCAATCGCTCACCGATTGGCCCCACAGCGATGAAGCTCGCAAACCCAGGCGGATACATCTCCTCCACACTTGGCGTGAAGACCAAATCGACGCCTTCACGGGCCAGCAACGCGAGATCACGGGGAATATCACGCGGATAGCGGGCATAATCTTCCTGTGGGCCGAACTGGGTTGGATTGACAAAAATGCTCACTGCTACGACCGGATTCTCTGCCCGAGCGCGGCGCACTAACGCAAGGTGCCCCTCATGTAAATAGCCCATCGTCGGCACAAAACCGACTGCCTTGAGATGGTGCTGTTGCCGCCAGGCACGGACAGCGGCAACCGTCTCAGCGACCTCCATCAGGCAACTCCCCTCGCTGGACATGCTCGGCCTGCACCTCGGCAACGAGCGCTGCCAGCTGCGCTTCGTCGACATCGCGCGGCAAGCCGAAGCTCTGCTCGGCTGTTGGGAATGTGCCCGCCCGCACGTCCTCTGCATAACGGCGGAAGGCATCAGTGATCACATCGGCGAGTTCGGCGTAGGGCTTGGCATGCCGTGGCAATGACCCCGGCAGCAGATGCAGCAGATCGGTGACGACCTGCACTTGACCATCGCAGTCTGGCCCAGCACCAATCCCAATCGTTGGCACCGTAAGCATGTGTGTCAGCGCCCGGGCAACTGGTGCGGGAATAAGCTCGAGGACAAGAGCGAACACACCAGCGTCTTGCAATGCGAGCGCGTCGCGGAAAAGCTGGCGAATTGCGGTGGGCGTCTTGGCCTGGAGGCGAAAGCCGCCAAGCTGGTTGACCGATTGGGGTGTCAGCCCAAGATGTCCCATGACGGGGATGCCCGCCTGCACGAGCCGCGCTACAGTGGGGGCAATGGCTGTACCCCCTTCGAGCTTCACCGCCTGGGCGCCACCTTCCTGAATCAGCCGTCCCGCGTTACGCAGCGCATCCTCGGGCGTAACCTGATAGGTCAGGAAGGGCATATCAGCAACAACTAGCGCCCGTTCACTGCCGCGAACGACTGCCTGCGTGTGGTGCAGGATCATCTCAAGCGTGACCGGTAACGTCGTCGCGAAACCGAGGATGGTCATACCAAGCGAATCGCCAACCAGCAGCATCGGTACACCAGCCTGGTCAGCCAACCGTGCCGTTGCGTAGTCATAGGCTGTCAGCATGGGAATACGCTCGCCACGCCGCTTCATCGCTTGAATTTCAGCGACGGTCACCCGCATCTGCTTGCTCCTCTCTCGCTGCCGCCTCCAGAAATGCTCGCACTGCGGCCACGGCCGCTAATCGCTCTGGCTGTCCCGTCGCTCGCGCCTCGGCCACGGGAATAGTCGCCTTTGCCAACGCGAGATAGGCCTCGCGTGCCAATGGCTCATCTGCCAGCACCGCGAGATGCCGCCTCAATGTCTGTTGATCACCTCGAGCAATCGGACCGGTCAGTGCATCGGGGAGGCCGATCCGTGCCAGATTGTCTACGGTGCTGCGCAGGAGCGGCAAGAGACGCGCAAGGGATTCGTCTGGCGAGAGGCCCACGTGCTGCAAGAGCTGAACCGCAATTGCCACTGACGACACGACATAATTCGAGGCGAAGACCGCGGCAACATGATAGCGCGGCCAGTCAGCAGACGTTAGCCGGAGCGGCTGACCACCAATCGCCTGGGCCATTTGCACAAGCGTTGTCGCTAGCGGCTCAGGCGCTTCAATTGCAATAGAAACGCCAGCCAGTGGCACGGAGCCACCAGCAAAGGACTGCAATGGGTGAAAGACACCGGTCTGTGCACCAGCGGCTTCAGCAGCAGCGAGGGGAGCCCGGCCCAACGCGCCACTACAATGCACGACGGCGTGAGCTGGCGTCCAGCGCAACGCTGTGCATACTAGCTCAATCGCGTCGTCAGGCACTGCGAGAAAAACGACTGCAGCCTGGTCGACGACTGCTTGTGGCGTATCTACCGCATGACAGCTAGGCAGGCACGCCACAAGCGCTGCTGCTCGCTCAGCATGCCGACTCCAGACAGCGCGTACTGGGTATCCTGCGGCTGCCAATGCGGGCGCTAGCGCCGATGCAACAGCACCTGCGCCGATCATCCCGATGACTGGCAACCTGGACGCACGCTCCCCCTCCATCGTTTCCCCTGGTTCACCCCGGGTTTACCGAGACTAGCCTATTGACGAACCGGCTTAGCAACAACGATGAGTCGATGGTCGTCGATACCATAGGGCCAACAGGTGACCAGTGTAACGCGTTCTTCCGGCATCGGGGCTAGGAACATCCCCGTCGCAAGGCGCTCTTGCAACGGTACCCCGACCTCCTTACGGTAGTGAATCTCCTCCACCCGGTACGTAAACTGCTGGCCACTGGCATTGGTCAGAATCACCAGATCGCCGATTTTCACATGCTCGAGATTGCGGAAGACCTCGCCCTTCCAGTCGTCATGCCCCGTGATGACGATGTTGCCACCCTCGCCAGGATTCGCTGACGTGTTATTGTGTCCAGCAGCATAGTCAGCCACGCGCCATTGGATCACTTGCTGCCCATCGATCGTCACGACGTCATAGCCAACCTCGACGACCGGCGCATCGATTCTGACTGAAGGAATCTGAATATGCGTTGGTGGTGGCATCTTGGGTTTCGGCGTCGGCGTAGCTGGCGCAACTGTTGGAGTTGGCGACGGTGGCGCTGGTGTCACTGTAGGCGTCGTTACGCCTGGCGACGGTATCAGGGCAACAGTCGTTGGACTCGGCGTCGCTTCAGACCCCAATGCTTGTAGCGGTGCTGGCGGCTCGGCAGCTGGGGCTGGAGAGGTTGACGTTGCGGTGGACAGTATCGTTGGACTGGCCAGCACTTGGTCAGGCGGGGCCACAGCCCGCCGCGGCTGCGTTGCAGCAATCGCAAAGGCTGCGCCGAGCACCATCAAGCCGAGCATGATCAGAATCGTGCTCAGGCTTACTTGACGGCTCGACGGGGCTGGCTGCATGACATCCTCGCTTTCAGCATCCAGTATGTTCGCTCGCTAGTTGTAGAGTATACGCCGCTGTGGCATCTGGCGGAGCACTTGCCTCAGCCCACAGTCGGATGCGATACTCGAGCCAGCACACGCACAAGTACAAGTGGGAGGGACGGCCATGGCTGCACGGGCATACGTTCTCGTCCGCACCGAGGTTGGCAAAGCCAAAGCCGTCAAAGAGGCACTCCAGCGACTGCCCGGTGTCGCTGCCGCCGACATTGTGACAGGCGACTACGACCTGATCGTCGCCATCGAGCAGGCCACACCAGAGGAACTTGGCCGGCTGGTCATGGAACAAATTCACGGCGTTCCCGGTGTTGCCGCAACCAGCACGCACGTGGTCGTTGGGTAATGATCCTTGCCGAAACCGGGGCAGGCGCAGTACCGTAAAATGGGCGAAGCGGCCAGTCGTCAGGCCAATAGGAGGAACCGAATAGAAAGGAGGAGATGGTGGTCCTGGCCGATGCGCTTGTCCCTCGCGGATGGCGTGCTACACCAGCACTCCAAACGGTGAGCAGCGTTGTCCTCGTCGTTGCTGCTAGCCTCCTCACAGCACTAGCAGCGCAAGTGACCATCCCACTGCCCTTCACGCCAGTACCGATTACCGGGCAGACTTTCGCAGTTCTCCTCGTCGGCGCAGCTCTCGGCAGCCGTCGTGGGGCAGCTAGTCAACTCCTCTACCTTGCTGAAGGGCTCGCAGGGATGCCAGTCTTTGCCGGCGGCAAGGCTGGGCCAGCGGCATTGCTCGGCCCGACTGGTGGCTACCTCGTCGGCTTCATCGCTGCTGCGTTTGTGACTGGATGGCTCGCGGAGCGAGGTTGGGATCGACGCGTGCTCACCGCAGCATGCGCGATGGTGCTCGGCAACCTCACCATCTACCTCTTTGGGGCAACCTGGCTTGCTACATTCACCGGCCTGGCGAAAGCCTTGACCCTTGGCGTGCTGCCATTCCTGCCGGGAGACGCACTCAAGATCGCCCTTGCTACGGCGCTGCTGCCGAGTGCCTGGCATGTAGTGGCCCTCGCTGGGCTGCCGCGGGAACGCTAGCTCGCTGCCAGTCGCGCCTGGGCCTGTTCAACGGCGGCCGCGAGCATTGCAAGCGCAGTGCTGAGTTGCTCGCGGCCGTCCGGATGAAGTGTTGCCGGGTCGAGTGCCGCCAGGCGCTCGGCAACCTGGCGAAGTTCAGCAGCCAACGCCGCAACCGCTGCCGCTGGCTCCGTACCAACTTCGGTACGCCCATTTGCCCGGTGGCGTGCCGTGCGCGCAGGCGCAGCTGATGGCGGTTGAGTGCGGAGCCGGTCGCGAAGCGTGCGTAGCTGTGTCTGCAGCGACTCCGGCGTATGCAAGGCAAGGCTTGACTCCTCACGTAACGCACGAGCAAGTTGCTCGATCTCCCGCTGCTCAAGCTGCTCCTCGACAGTGAGCTGGGCCAAAGCGACCTGCGCTGGCTCTGGCAAGCCGTGGAGCGGCCGCGTTTGCTTCTCGGAGAGCTGCCCCGCGCGAATCGCTTCTTGCACCGGCGGCGGCAACTTTTCCGTGCTGAGCAACTGGAACAACCGGCTTCGCTTAATGCCAACAGCTTCAGCGACCTGTTCCCACGGCACATCGCCGAGTTGTTGCTTGAGACGGCGTAAAGCCGCAGCGCGATCCAGCGCGTTGAGGTCTTCTCGCAGGATGTTTTCCATCAACTGCTGGATCAATCGCTGCTCGTCACGCACGTCCCGTACGAGAGCGGGAATTGTCTCCAGCCCCGCCAACTGTGCCGCTCGCCAGCGCCGCTCGCCGTGGATGATGACATAGCGATCGCGAGCAGCGTCGTAATAGACAGCGATCGGCTGGAGCACACCTTCGCGTCGGATCGACGCAGCGAGCTCTTCCAATCGTTCTGGATCGAATGAGCGGCGAGGTTGGTCTGGGTCAGGCTCAATCCGGTCGAGCCGAATCTCCTTGGCTGTCGGTAGGTCACGCGTTCCCACGGCACGTGGCGACGTATCGGCAAAGAGCGCATCGACCGTGAAACGGCGCCGACGCGTATTCATTGCGGACGATTGGACGGCTTGTGTATTCCCGTTAGACATGGCTGACCCTCCCCACACAACGCCACAACTCAGCCGCCGCCTGGCGGTAGGCAGCTGCCAGCGACGAGCGCGGCTGGTACTGGAGGATCGACGTGTGCTCGGCGACTGCCTCGGCCCCTTTGACGGAAAGCGGAATGGCGGGAAAGAGCGGCAATTCTGGAAACTGCTCTTGAAGCGTCGCGAGCATATCAGCGACGAGTCGTGAGGAATGATGCACCTTCGTTGGCAAGAAGCCGAGTACCGTCAGCGCCGGGTTCAGCCGCCGCACACGATTCACGGTCTCGAACAAGCGTCGCAGCACCATCAAGGCAAGCGGATGTGGTTCGATCGGAATTAACAGCGCATGGACAGCGACCAAAATATTGATGCTGAGAATATTTAATGCTGGAGGACTGTCAATCAGAACAATGTCATATGGCAGCGGCTCAGCGGCATCGAGCGCGTGACGCAACCGGCGCTCCCGCTCAAGCGCGCTGAGTAACTCCAGCTCAGCAGCCGCCAAGTCGGGATGGCTCGGAACGAGTTCGAGGCCTGCGACCGTCGTCGGTTGGACAACCGCACTCAGCGGAAGAGGCTCGTCGACCAGCAAGTCGTAGACCGAAGATTCGAGGTGCTGCACATCGACACCCAGCGCCATTGTCAGACTTGCTTGCGGGTCGAGATCAAGCGCAAGCGCCCGCAACCCCTGCTCGGCAAGTGCCGCGCCAAGGTTCAGCGTGCTCGTGGTTTTAGCCGTGCCGCCTTTCTGGTTGAAGAGCGCAACGCGCGGCGTCATCCCCGGCGCCCTCCTGTACGTACATCATGCCATCTGTAGGGTACCAGAGGATGACGCCTGTGTCGAGGTGGCACAGCCTTAGGGTACCAGCGCGACCCGACTTGTGACCTCGCCCGCGCGCAGACGCTCGACCCACTGCCCAATTTCATCAAGTGGATGGGTCTCCACCTGAGGGCGAATGAGACCGCGTGCAATCAGGTCAAGCACAGTCGCCAACTCTTGACGCGTTCCCCAGAAGCTCCCCAACACTGCCACTTCGTCGGCGATGAGGCGCAGCCCAAGCATAGTCCCGCCGGGAGTAGCCAGCCCTACCATCACTACACGCCCACCACGGGCAACAAGCTGTTGCGCGAGCAACTTGGTTGCCTCCGCGCCGACGAAGTCAGCGACAAGCGTGATCGGCCGATCGACCGGCGGATGTGCAGGGTCGAGCTGGCGACTATCTACGACGCGATCTGCGCCATATTGCTTGGCCAGCTCAAGCTTCGCCGGTACGACGTCGACGGCGATGACAAACGCGCCAAGTGCTTTGGCAATTTGCACTGCGTTGAGCCCCAGTCCACCAACCCCGATGATCGCGACCGTTTCACCTGGCCGGAGTTGCCCAACCCGGGTCAGTGCATGGAACGGCGTCAGCACCGCGTCAGTTGCGACTGCCGCCTCTGCATCACTCACCCCGTTCGGGACAGGAACAAGCGCGTGTGCCGGCACCACGACGTAATCGGCATAGCCCCCGTCACGCGCCAGCCCCAGTGGCCGTGACGCAATACAGAGGTGGTCACGTCCCTCGCGGCAGTAGCGACATTGTCCACAGCCCGCTGGACCAAAGACGGCAACTCGCTGGCCAATCAGTGATGGATCAACAGCGTCGCCGACTGCGACAACGTCACCGGCAATCTCGTGACCAAGCGTGAGTGGGGTGGGAATTGGATATCCACCAAGCTCATCGAAGATAATGTGTAAGTCAGAATGGCAGAGACCCGCTGCCCGAACACGCACGAGGGACTCGGCAGGCCCGGGATCAGGACGAGAGACTTCAACGACGCGAAATTCTCTGGGGCCAAAGTAACGTGCAGCGCGCATAACGGCTGGTATCGTTGCCATGGCATCCTCCTCTGCCTTGCAAACATACGCCTACCATGGCAAGCGTACTGGCCGTACTGTTCACTGCAACACCCTTTAGGGTAGGATGCACCTACCCTAAGAGACGAGCCTGTCGATGATTATCCGGCGGGCTGAGCAGTGATGACATCGAGCGCGCGAGCAAATGCCGCGAGCGTCTCATCGACGTCAGCGTCAGTGTGAGCGAGCGAAACGTAGTATTTTTCACCTGGCACGACGAATAACCCTTGCTCTAAACATGCCAAGCCAAACCGGCGTGCACGCTCGCGGTCACTCGCCACAATATCGGCATAATTGCGTGGAGGACGTTCGGCAAAAACGACCTGAAAGAGCGGCCCTTCGCCGATCACCTGGAGCGGCAGCCTCCGCTCAGCCGCCAGTGCACGCAATCCACTCGTGAGGCGGTCAGTCACGCGATAGAGCTGGTCATAGACTCCTGGCTGGCGCAAGACCTGCAACGTCGCTAGTCCGGCAGCCGCAGCAATTGGATTGCCGTTAAACGTGCCACTCAGATGCGCCTCCGGTAAACCACGAGCACGCCGACGTGGATCCGTCAGCTCCATGAGCTCAGCTCGTCCAGCAATGGCTGCAATCGGATAGCCCCCACCCAGTGCCTTGCCGAACGTGGCTAAATCGGGCACCACGCCATATCGCTCTTGCGCGCCACCATATGCCAAGCGAAAGCCGGTGACGATTTCGTCGAAGATTAACACAATGCCATACCGGGCAGTGAGTGCACGCAGTCCTTCCAAGAACCCCGGTTCGGGAGGCAACGCGCGTTGCAGCGGCTCGCAGATCACTGCGGCAAGCTCGTCAGCATACGCACATATGAGTTGCTCCGTTAAAGCGAGGTCATTCCATTGGCTGACCAATACCGTCTCGCTCACTGGCTCGGGAATACCAGCGGCATCAGCTCGTGGCGCTGGATAGTCGGCTACTGTTGGGCTGACAGCACTCTGAAGCGCGTAGTCGTGGACGCCATGGAAGCCGCCCTCGAATTTGAGAATGCGGGCACGCCCGGTATAGGCCCGGGCAATTCGTATGGCATGCATCGTCGCTTCCGTGCCTGTGGAAACAAACTTCACGCGCTCAGCGCATGGCACTGCCTCAATGAGCACTTCCGCAAGCTGGATGATCGGCTCGTTCAGCCAATAGAATGTCGACCCACGGCTGGCTTGCCGGCAGACAGCCTCGACTACGGCAGGATGCGCATGACCAAGCAACAACGGACCAGAACCGAGGACATAATCAATATACGCTCGGCCATCGACGTCGTAGACACGGCTACCGCGGCCTTCAGCGATGACAAACGCATGCGTCGATGGCAGAGTGAAACGATTGAGCGCGCCACCAAGCGCACGATCGGCACGCACGAGCCAGGATGCGTGCTGGGTGGATCGTTGCTCAGTCATGGGCCGGCTCTTCAGCCATCGCTGTTGTCCGTCGCCGACGCGTCCGTGGACGATCACCAGCGCTTGCGCGGCTCCGGCGTCGCCCGCCAGCCGTCCGTACAACAGCGTGTTCCGGTAAGGACCACATAGTGAGGGACTTGAGAATCCGGGGGACGATGTAGGTTTTCGTGCCGAGAACGCCAGGGATGGCTGTTAGCTTCTCAGTGATGAAGTGATAGAGTGCATCGACTGATGGAACATAGACCTGGATGCTAATGTCACGGTCACCCGTGGTAATGCCGACGTAACTGACCTCAGGCAAAGCAACGAGCTGCTGTGCAACCTCTTGCAGCCGGCTTGGTTCAACCTCAAGGAAGATATCCGCGGTGACCTCATAACCGATCGCCGCCGGATTAAGGACAGCAACCAGCCGCACGACTCCCTCGTCAACCAAGCGACTGATACGCGCACGCACGGTGCGCTCAGCGACGCCGAGTTTGCGGGCAATCTCCGCGCTTGGCATGCGGCTATCCTGCTGTAGGAGCGTAATGATCCGGCGGTCGAGCTCGTCGAGCGCGCGAGCCATTTCAGGCGCTCCTCACTCTAGGGCTTTGCAGCCCACTAGGCACTTACCTCCACCCTCGGCTGTCATCGAAACGGCATCCAACTCCTCGTCCCATGTCTCAGTGAAGCTGCTATGTGCAGGATACGGGGAAATTCCGGCACACGCAAGCCCACGTCATTATTGGGATCCGAACTCTGATCGCCCGAGAATCAGGAACACACCAGTTCCGAGATCAGGCAGCAAGATGAAAGGGTAGTGATGCGGGATCGCGCCGAGTAATCCCAGGGCCACGATCGCCATGCCCAGCGGCCATCCCCCAGGGGAACGGCGGTAGATGAAGGGCGAGGCGATCGCATGGAGAAGCATCAGTCCAAGGTCAATGTCGGCCAATGTCGGCCGCCCCATCAAAAACGTGTAATATGCCATCAATCCCCATGCCGCTGCTGTCACCAGAAAGGCTGTCCCAATGATCAGCACTTTACCGGAATATGGCGGCGTTTCCGCCGGCGGCCGCTCATTCTCGTGACCAGGCCGACGCACGTCTCCTCCCGTCTGATCCTCAACCAGCTCAGCCGGACACGGCAGGTTCATTCTGCCGAGGCGTTCTCATGCTGTCAATATGTGAGAATCCCCAGCATCTAATCTCCTCCTACATGCTATCGTACACAGTTGGACACAGACAGGGAGGAACGAATGGATCGTGAGCAAGCTGAGGAATTGGTGCGCGCCCATACTGCCTTCGGGCCAACCGCCCCAACGTGGGTGCGGCCGAGTTATGACGGACTGGGCATCACGAACTTGCCGTGGTCGATCCTCAACACCCTTGACGTTCCGCTCGCTGGTCAGCCAATCGATACTCGACTCTGGCCGAATGCAGGTACTGGCATTGGAGCAATTCTTCTCCTCATCATTGACGGGCTTGGTTACCTCCGCCTGCAGCAAGCAATTGCCGATGGACTCATGCCAGGGATGGCACGGCTTGCCCAACAATCCGTTCTCTTTCCTCTGACCTCTGTCTTTCCCTCGACGACAGCGGCGGCCCTCACGACGCTAGCGACTGGCGAGCCACCAGCACGTCACGGACTGGTCGGCTTTACTGCGTTCCTGCGTGAATTCGGCATGCTGAGCAACCTCCTCTTCTGGGCCCCAATCGGTCGCTTCCCATCGTTCGCCAGCCAAGGACTCGATCCACGCGATTTCTTGCCTGTCCACACGATCGCCGAACGAGCTCAGGATGCCGGCGTCACCGTGACCGTCGTTAGCCCCATCACCTTCCGCGATACGCCGCTGACGAAAATGCATGCGAGCGGTGCCCACTTCCTCGGCTACCGGACGCCCGGCGAGTTTGTGAGCCACATCCATGCAGCGCTCGCTCAGCCTGGGCGCCAACTTGTCTCTGCATACTGGGATTCAATCGATCATCTCGGCCATTTCAGCGACCCAGCAAGTGGTGCACTTGAGGAGGAACTCCAACTTCTTGATACGATCTTCGCCGACCGCCTGCTCACTCGCTTGCCTCGCCGTGATCTCCTCGTCATCCTCACTGCCGACCACGGCATGGTGCAACTTGACCGGGCGCATGAGCACTCGCTGACAAACTCGCCCCTGCTCAGGCAGATGCGAATGCCACCAGGCGGCGAGCGCCGCGCTGTTTACTGTTATGCTGCTCCTGGTGAAGAAGCTACCCTTACTGAGGCTTTAGCCCATCTCGTTGGTGAGGACGGCTGGGTTGTTTCGACAACGCATTTGCTCCAGGAGGGACTCTTCGGGCCGCCGCCGCACCATCCAGAGACACCCTGGCGCGTCGGGGACATCGCCATCATTGCCCGTGGGCCAGCGAGTTTCCCCTATGATCCTCCCGGCATCACCACTAGGCCGACCTACGGTGCCCATGCCGGCCTCGAGGCTGAAGAGCAACTTGTGCCATGCCTTATCTGGCGTCCATGATCGTCACATCACGCTGTTCCGCCGGCTGAGCAGGCAGTGGGTGACGCGGAAAGCCAGCGAGGACCAGCACAACGGCTACAACGACGAGGCCGAGGATCCCGAGATAGACACCGGCAAGACCAGCCGAGAGAGCATCACGCAGGGCAGCGAGCTGACCCGGGCTCAACGCCGCCCGAAGGGACGGATCAAGCAAGGCATTGGCCGATACATGGTTAAGTTGCAGGCCGGTAAGCCGCCGGGCCATGGTTGTGGTTAATACCGTCCCCAACGCTGCGACACCAACAGCCCCGCCAATCGTTCGAGAGAAGCCGACAAGTGCGGTAACGATCCCGCGTTCTTCCCAACCCACCGCATTTTGCACAGCAATAATGAAGGCAGTCGAACTCAGTCCCATGCCAATACCAAACAGTGCCGCAGCGGCGACCGCGAGAGCGAGCGCGCGGGTCAGTGGCACCAACTGGAGCACAAGGCCAGCCACCAGGAGGGCTACCATCCCCGCGACAACAGAGGCACGGAACCCAAAGCGCAAGATTACGCGACCAGCCGTTGGTGCAGCCACCGACCAGCCAATGGAATACGGTGCGACAACGAGCGCGGCTGTAATCGCGGTGCCGCTCAGCACGCCCTGGACATAGAGTGGCAGATAGGAGCTCACCGCGAACATCCCCGCGCCGATGAAAATGCTCCCCCAAAAGACCGTGCTCACTAACCGACGCCGAAAGAGAGCTAGCGGCAGGATCGGCTCCGGCATCCGCGCTTCGATGACAACAAACAAGATCAGCAACACAATGCCACTGAGCAACCCGCCGACCACAACAGGCGACCGCCAGCTTGTCTCACCAGCTTGCAAGAGACCAAGGAGCGCGAGCGTCACGCCAGCTGTCAGCACTAGCGCACCAAGGTAGTCGATCTGGTGAGGGCGGCGCGTGATCCGTTCGTGCAGTGTCAGTCCAATCAGCAAGACGGCTGCGACACCAAAGGGCACGTTGATGTAGAAGATCCAGCGCCAGTTCAACCAGTCCGTGATAAAACCACCCACTGCCGGTCCTGCCACGGCCGACACACCCCAGACTG
It includes:
- a CDS encoding MDR family MFS transporter, translated to MGIEVEPEVQARASRAGKTAILIGVMMGTALAALDSSIVGTAMPTIVGQLGGLALYPWVFSGYLLTSTTTVPLYGRLADLYGRKRVFFVSAVLFVIGSALCGLAQSMPQLVAFRALQGLGAGGIVPVTLTILGDIYELEERARVQGYTSAVWGVSAVAGPAVGGFITDWLNWRWIFYINVPFGVAAVLLIGLTLHERITRRPHQIDYLGALVLTAGVTLALLGLLQAGETSWRSPVVVGGLLSGIVLLILFVVIEARMPEPILPLALFRRRLVSTVFWGSIFIGAGMFAVSSYLPLYVQGVLSGTAITAALVVAPYSIGWSVAAPTAGRVILRFGFRASVVAGMVALLVAGLVLQLVPLTRALALAVAAAALFGIGMGLSSTAFIIAVQNAVGWEERGIVTALVGFSRTIGGAVGVAALGTVLTTTMARRLTGLQLNHVSANALLDPSLRAALSPGQLAALRDALSAGLAGVYLGILGLVVVAVVLVLAGFPRHPLPAQPAEQRDVTIMDAR
- a CDS encoding alkaline phosphatase family protein translates to MDREQAEELVRAHTAFGPTAPTWVRPSYDGLGITNLPWSILNTLDVPLAGQPIDTRLWPNAGTGIGAILLLIIDGLGYLRLQQAIADGLMPGMARLAQQSVLFPLTSVFPSTTAAALTTLATGEPPARHGLVGFTAFLREFGMLSNLLFWAPIGRFPSFASQGLDPRDFLPVHTIAERAQDAGVTVTVVSPITFRDTPLTKMHASGAHFLGYRTPGEFVSHIHAALAQPGRQLVSAYWDSIDHLGHFSDPASGALEEELQLLDTIFADRLLTRLPRRDLLVILTADHGMVQLDRAHEHSLTNSPLLRQMRMPPGGERRAVYCYAAPGEEATLTEALAHLVGEDGWVVSTTHLLQEGLFGPPPHHPETPWRVGDIAIIARGPASFPYDPPGITTRPTYGAHAGLEAEEQLVPCLIWRP
- a CDS encoding Lrp/AsnC family transcriptional regulator — its product is MARALDELDRRIITLLQQDSRMPSAEIARKLGVAERTVRARISRLVDEGVVRLVAVLNPAAIGYEVTADIFLEVEPSRLQEVAQQLVALPEVSYVGITTGDRDISIQVYVPSVDALYHFITEKLTAIPGVLGTKTYIVPRILKSLTMWSLPEHAVVRTAGGRRRSRASAGDRPRTRRRRTTAMAEEPAHD
- a CDS encoding aspartate aminotransferase family protein; protein product: MTEQRSTQHASWLVRADRALGGALNRFTLPSTHAFVIAEGRGSRVYDVDGRAYIDYVLGSGPLLLGHAHPAVVEAVCRQASRGSTFYWLNEPIIQLAEVLIEAVPCAERVKFVSTGTEATMHAIRIARAYTGRARILKFEGGFHGVHDYALQSAVSPTVADYPAPRADAAGIPEPVSETVLVSQWNDLALTEQLICAYADELAAVICEPLQRALPPEPGFLEGLRALTARYGIVLIFDEIVTGFRLAYGGAQERYGVVPDLATFGKALGGGYPIAAIAGRAELMELTDPRRRARGLPEAHLSGTFNGNPIAAAAGLATLQVLRQPGVYDQLYRVTDRLTSGLRALAAERRLPLQVIGEGPLFQVVFAERPPRNYADIVASDRERARRFGLACLEQGLFVVPGEKYYVSLAHTDADVDETLAAFARALDVITAQPAG